Below is a window of Verrucomicrobiota bacterium DNA.
GGCGACGACGACCGCGCCCGTGAGTGCGCGCAGCGCTGTCTCGACGCCGATCCGGCACACCTCGCCGCACGGGCGATTCTCGACAGACTCGAACAGGAACGGCAGGCCGGTGAAGCATTCGTCGAGGGGATTCGGGACCTCACTCCGCCTCGGGCGGCGGCGCCGGCCCAAGCTCCGCCAGCAGTCCGGCAGCCCGCCGATGCTGTGGGCTGAGGCGCAGGCACGCCTCGAGGCACTCGCGCGCACGCTCGACCTGACCTGCGGCGTGCAGGAGCGCTCCAAGATGGAACTGCGCGCCGGCAGCCACTCCCGTTTGCCCGACAAGCGGTGACGCCGCGACGCGATCGAACGCCGCAATCGCTTCGTCGAGGTACCCGGCGCGCTCGAGCTCCGAGGCCACGTTGTAGCGCGCCCGAAGCGCCATCGCCTCATCCGGCTCCGCGTCGAGCAGCGTGTCCGCCCCCGGGGCATCGCCCGCCATGATCCGGAGCAGCACGAGGCCCGCGAGCGCCCGCGGCCGGACGTCGGGCGCCTCGGCCTCGTCGAGCACCTCGCCAAACAGCGCCGCCGCACCCGTCGTGTCGCCCAAACGAGTAAGCACGCCGGCAAGGTCGAGCCGGTGCCGCTCGCGATCCACATCGTCAAGCTCCATCTCGATCGCCCGCCGCAGCAGACGCACGGCATCCTCGGTCTGCCCCCCGGCCTCGCGCACCGTCGCGAGCAACGCGGCAACGAGCCCGGTATCGGGGAGCCTCGCGTAGAGCGCCTCGGCTTCGGCGTTCGCCGCGTCAAGGTCCTCGCGCGCGAGCAAAAGCCGCACGTGCAGCAAGCGCCCCGCCGGATGCTCCAGTGATGCCTCGAACAGCCGCGCGAGCCGATCGTTCGCCTCGTCAGGCCGGCCCGCCTGCTCGTAGAACACGGCAAGCCAGTACTGGAGGTAGGTGTCCGCCATCACGCCGTACGCGGCGCGGTCAATGCCGGCCAGTCTCTCGGCCTCGAGCAATCGAGCGAGGTGCGTCGCCGCGTCGGTATTCGAGATCCCCTCGCCGTGCAGCCGGTAGACAACATGCCGCTCGGGTGAGATTTCGACCGGCCCGTGTGCGACGAGCCGGTACGCCAGCTCGACGTCCTGCACGACGGGGAACGCGCCGAGG
It encodes the following:
- a CDS encoding glycosyltransferase, producing the protein MSTVSTIIPTHNYAHYLGEALDSLAAQTLKPFEVIIVDDGSTDETAEVVESRRAALPNLVLIQQEQRGASAARNAGAVKARGDLLHFLDADNVLLPDFYLHMVTVLDTHPDHGAVCCQRYYRYGRSARRYAADRCWVRELPLLRAMEIDNPFDTSLTLVRCSVFDAIGGFLGAFPVVQDVELAYRLVAHGPVEISPERHVVYRLHGEGISNTDAATHLARLLEAERLAGIDRAAYGVMADTYLQYWLAVFYEQAGRPDEANDRLARLFEASLEHPAGRLLHVRLLLAREDLDAANAEAEALYARLPDTGLVAALLATVREAGGQTEDAVRLLRRAIEMELDDVDRERHRLDLAGVLTRLGDTTGAAALFGEVLDEAEAPDVRPRALAGLVLLRIMAGDAPGADTLLDAEPDEAMALRARYNVASELERAGYLDEAIAAFDRVAASPLVGQTGVAAGAQFHLGALLHAAGQVERARECLEACLRLSPQHRRAAGLLAELGPAPPPEAE